A region from the Tahibacter amnicola genome encodes:
- the cobS gene encoding adenosylcobinamide-GDP ribazoletransferase: MTHLLRLFATALTFFTRLPFARWSYADAACLASAAPLFPLVGAVVAAVVIAVALVANLCLPASVVPWCALAAGIVVTGAFHEDGLSDTADGLGGGWTLERKLEIMKDSRIGSYGAVALCIVLGGKYVALATLPPAGLLAALWTGHVLARWSVLPLAAGLPYVRAGTPANKPVADGIGLRHAVVGSFITAALVLPLGRVAWCAAVGSALVVALAALYYRRQLGGITGDTLGAANQVVELACYLIFAGATRWT; encoded by the coding sequence GTGACCCATCTGTTGCGACTATTTGCCACGGCGCTGACCTTTTTCACCCGCCTGCCGTTCGCACGCTGGAGCTACGCCGACGCCGCCTGCCTGGCCAGCGCGGCCCCGTTGTTTCCACTGGTGGGGGCGGTTGTCGCGGCCGTGGTGATCGCGGTCGCACTCGTCGCAAACCTCTGCCTGCCCGCCAGCGTGGTTCCCTGGTGCGCGCTGGCTGCCGGCATCGTGGTCACCGGCGCCTTCCACGAGGACGGTCTTTCCGACACGGCCGATGGCCTGGGTGGCGGCTGGACGCTGGAGCGCAAGCTCGAAATCATGAAGGACAGCCGCATCGGCAGTTATGGCGCTGTCGCGCTGTGCATCGTACTGGGCGGCAAATACGTCGCGCTGGCCACCTTGCCACCAGCGGGCCTTCTGGCCGCCCTGTGGACCGGACACGTACTGGCGCGCTGGAGCGTGCTGCCACTGGCAGCGGGGTTGCCCTACGTCCGCGCCGGCACGCCCGCAAACAAGCCAGTTGCCGACGGCATCGGCCTGCGCCACGCTGTCGTCGGATCATTCATCACCGCGGCGCTCGTTCTTCCACTGGGACGCGTAGCATGGTGCGCAGCCGTCGGCAGCGCCCTGGTCGTCGCTCTCGCCGCGCTGTACTACCGACGCCAGCTGGGCGGCATCACGGGCGATACGCTGGGTGCGGCCAACCAGGTCGTGGAACTGGCTTGTTACTTGATCTTTGCGGGAGCAACGCGATGGACGTGA
- a CDS encoding tetratricopeptide repeat protein, whose protein sequence is MNVHFDPRAWLIAVVALAFAGCTATPVKKDAPPASAGKSQAANQPEAGDDDLLAQMLAGEFAIGQSDIAAAAVRYGNAARLSKDPQVSAQAARLALAARNYSLAREMLARWRTLKPEDPGLLQVEAGLAMGGGDAEAAFAALQKLLPLPNEQGWRYLGQTLLGAADKPMAAALLERLATPANLAAASEDIWIAMSQLAFKLDRKAYSRTLADAAVQKFSGGPSFGWSAQLAADEGDKRRAIALYKEAIQRSPKDIRMRAGYALLLSEEGDHRGAAKVLADGPQDEYTYAARAAYVARSEDEKLVQALFDEMKALPEEQSAAHADLLGQLAELLEQPAIALTWYQKVSEDDDNWFDAQVRIAVIEDQQGKHDAALTLTHDLQARVGDDPKRLADAFLLEGELLIHAGKDDAVQEAYSRGIKLLPTDTRLIYARALHAANIGRVDDAERDLRRVLELKPSDVDAMNALGYTLADANRKLDEALSLIERALKAKPEEPAVIDSLGWVRYRRGELAEAETALKRAFDKQPDAEIAAHYGEVLWHNGKREEARKVLGEARKKDDKNKSLLETMKRLGL, encoded by the coding sequence ATGAACGTCCATTTTGATCCCCGTGCCTGGCTGATTGCGGTGGTGGCGTTGGCCTTTGCGGGCTGCACCGCGACGCCAGTCAAGAAAGATGCCCCACCGGCCTCGGCCGGCAAGTCGCAGGCTGCCAATCAGCCGGAGGCAGGTGATGACGATCTCCTGGCCCAGATGCTGGCCGGTGAGTTCGCCATCGGCCAGTCCGATATCGCGGCGGCGGCCGTGCGCTACGGTAATGCGGCGCGCCTGAGCAAGGATCCGCAGGTATCGGCGCAGGCGGCCCGCCTGGCGCTGGCCGCCCGCAACTACTCCCTGGCCCGCGAGATGCTGGCGCGCTGGCGCACGCTCAAGCCCGAGGATCCGGGTTTGCTGCAGGTGGAGGCCGGCCTGGCCATGGGCGGTGGCGACGCCGAGGCCGCGTTTGCCGCACTGCAGAAGCTGCTGCCCCTGCCGAACGAACAAGGTTGGCGCTACCTGGGGCAAACCCTGCTCGGTGCCGCCGACAAACCGATGGCTGCCGCACTGCTGGAGCGGCTGGCGACGCCGGCCAACCTGGCTGCTGCCAGCGAAGACATCTGGATCGCGATGAGCCAGCTGGCGTTCAAGCTGGACCGCAAGGCCTATTCGCGCACCCTCGCCGACGCGGCCGTGCAGAAGTTTTCCGGTGGCCCGAGCTTTGGCTGGTCCGCCCAGCTGGCAGCCGACGAAGGGGATAAACGGCGCGCGATCGCGTTGTACAAGGAAGCGATCCAGCGCTCGCCCAAGGACATCCGCATGCGCGCGGGCTACGCGCTGCTGTTGTCGGAAGAAGGGGATCACCGCGGCGCGGCCAAGGTGCTGGCCGATGGCCCGCAGGATGAATACACCTATGCGGCGCGCGCCGCATATGTGGCACGCAGCGAGGATGAGAAACTGGTCCAGGCCCTGTTCGACGAAATGAAGGCCTTGCCCGAGGAACAGTCCGCGGCCCACGCGGACCTGCTCGGCCAGCTCGCCGAGTTGCTGGAGCAGCCGGCGATTGCGCTCACCTGGTACCAGAAGGTGAGCGAGGACGACGACAACTGGTTCGACGCGCAGGTGCGTATTGCGGTGATCGAGGACCAGCAAGGCAAGCACGATGCCGCCCTGACGCTGACACACGACCTCCAGGCCCGCGTCGGAGACGACCCCAAGCGCCTGGCCGACGCCTTTCTGCTCGAGGGTGAGCTGCTGATCCACGCCGGCAAGGATGATGCGGTGCAGGAGGCCTATTCGCGCGGGATCAAGCTCCTGCCCACCGATACGCGCCTGATTTACGCCCGTGCGCTGCACGCGGCCAACATCGGCCGGGTCGATGATGCCGAGCGGGACCTGCGCCGGGTACTCGAACTCAAGCCGTCCGATGTCGACGCAATGAATGCGCTTGGCTACACGCTGGCGGATGCCAATCGCAAGCTCGACGAGGCGCTCAGCCTGATCGAGCGCGCCCTCAAGGCCAAGCCCGAGGAACCGGCGGTGATTGATTCGCTCGGCTGGGTGCGCTACCGGCGCGGCGAGCTGGCGGAAGCCGAAACAGCGCTCAAGCGCGCCTTCGACAAGCAGCCGGATGCCGAAATTGCCGCGCACTACGGCGAGGTGCTGTGGCACAACGGCAAGCGTGAGGAGGCCCGGAAGGTCCTGGGCGAGGCACGCAAAAAGGACGACAAGAACAAATCGTTGCTTGAAACGATGAAGCGACTCGGGCTATGA
- a CDS encoding histidine phosphatase family protein, with product MDVILVRHGEADCAPGLCIGRTDAPLSAIGFTAIQRLAAEWQGNSPRFLFSSDLRRAQQSAQVFAARFATEPLSDPRLREVDLGEWDGQRWDTIAANDGARYRHWADNWVIQEAPGGESFADVVRRTGSWLSALLGNTNSDDCVLAVAHAGSIRALLCHAFGLPPAKAFTLQVDYARASRIRYRNGQFEVSYLNASRFEAD from the coding sequence ATGGACGTGATCCTGGTTCGCCATGGAGAGGCCGACTGTGCGCCGGGCTTGTGCATCGGCCGTACCGACGCACCGCTGTCGGCGATCGGCTTTACCGCCATTCAACGGCTGGCGGCCGAATGGCAGGGTAATTCGCCACGATTCCTGTTTTCCAGTGATCTGCGCCGCGCGCAGCAGTCCGCGCAGGTGTTCGCCGCGCGCTTTGCGACAGAGCCTCTGTCGGACCCGCGTTTGCGCGAGGTCGACCTGGGCGAATGGGACGGCCAGCGCTGGGACACGATCGCCGCGAACGACGGCGCCCGCTACCGTCACTGGGCCGACAACTGGGTCATCCAGGAAGCGCCCGGCGGCGAGAGCTTCGCCGACGTGGTTCGACGTACCGGTTCCTGGCTCTCGGCCCTGCTGGGCAACACCAATTCCGACGATTGCGTGCTGGCGGTCGCCCACGCCGGTTCCATCCGCGCCCTGCTGTGCCACGCGTTCGGATTGCCGCCGGCGAAGGCCTTCACGCTGCAGGTGGACTATGCCCGCGCCAGCCGCATCCGGTATCGCAATGGACAGTTTGAAGTAAGCTATTTGAATGCCTCGCGTTTCGAGGCCGACTGA
- the hemA gene encoding glutamyl-tRNA reductase has product MALLALGLNHLTAPLDLRERVAFDAARAREAVAELVAQAGVEEALILSTCNRTELYCSVAEGAESVPTTWLHHYHSVANGRLDEFLYRYDDAEAVRHMFRVATGLDSMVLGEPQILGQVKDAYQVARDARSLRAPMERMLQHTFAVAKRVRTDTRIGANPVSVAYTAVRLAEQRFADLRDACVLLIGAGETIELAARHLADANVRRLIVANRTLDNAQSLAHRCGGYAIALSDLPQHLAEADIVIASTASREPIVTRSMTEAAIRARRHKPMFMVDIAVPRDIAADVAKVEDVYLYTIDDLKVVIDENLRSREAAAREAEAIIELQVDRYMAWLRALDLGNPVQDLRRRAEADRDDVLARASALLQRGKSPEEALTFLANTLTNKLLHAPSANLRAAAMRGDSELIQAAAKLFDPAAANTDKDA; this is encoded by the coding sequence ATGGCATTGCTAGCCCTCGGACTCAATCACCTCACCGCCCCGCTGGACCTGCGCGAACGCGTCGCCTTCGACGCGGCGCGCGCGCGCGAGGCGGTGGCCGAGCTGGTCGCCCAGGCGGGCGTGGAAGAGGCGTTGATCCTCTCCACCTGCAATCGCACCGAGCTCTACTGCAGCGTCGCCGAAGGCGCCGAATCGGTGCCGACGACCTGGCTGCACCACTACCACTCAGTGGCGAACGGTCGGCTGGATGAATTCCTCTACCGGTACGACGACGCGGAAGCCGTACGGCACATGTTCCGCGTCGCCACCGGGCTGGATTCCATGGTCCTTGGCGAACCGCAGATCCTGGGCCAGGTGAAGGATGCCTACCAGGTGGCACGCGATGCCCGCTCCCTGCGTGCCCCGATGGAACGCATGCTGCAGCACACCTTCGCGGTGGCCAAGCGTGTCCGCACGGACACCCGCATCGGCGCGAATCCCGTATCCGTGGCCTACACTGCCGTGCGCCTGGCCGAGCAGCGCTTCGCCGACCTGCGCGACGCCTGCGTACTGCTGATCGGTGCCGGCGAAACGATTGAACTGGCAGCGCGGCACCTCGCCGACGCCAATGTCCGCCGCCTGATCGTCGCCAATCGCACGCTGGATAACGCCCAGTCACTCGCACACCGCTGCGGCGGCTACGCTATCGCCCTGTCGGACCTGCCCCAGCACCTGGCTGAGGCCGACATCGTGATCGCCTCCACCGCAAGCCGCGAACCCATCGTCACGCGCAGCATGACCGAGGCCGCCATCCGCGCGCGCAGGCACAAGCCGATGTTCATGGTCGATATCGCCGTGCCGCGCGACATCGCCGCCGACGTCGCCAAAGTGGAAGATGTATATCTGTACACCATTGACGATCTGAAGGTCGTGATCGACGAAAACCTGCGATCGCGCGAAGCGGCCGCGCGCGAGGCGGAAGCGATCATCGAACTGCAGGTCGACCGCTACATGGCCTGGTTGCGCGCCCTGGACCTGGGAAATCCGGTCCAGGACCTGCGCCGCCGTGCGGAAGCCGATCGCGACGACGTTCTTGCCCGCGCCAGCGCCCTGCTCCAGCGCGGCAAGTCGCCCGAGGAGGCGCTCACCTTCCTGGCCAACACGCTGACCAACAAGCTGCTGCATGCCCCCAGCGCGAATCTCCGCGCAGCGGCGATGCGCGGCGACAGTGAACTGATCCAGGCCGCCGCGAAGCTGTTCGACCCGGCCGCCGCCAACACCGACAAGGACGCATGA
- a CDS encoding GTP-binding protein — MNTADTEFKIVFTGPMGAGKTTAIGAISDDAPVSTEVANTDEYAYDKALTTCGLDYGFIALDDGRGARLYGTPGQVRFRFMWDILSRNATGIVLLLDAAQSDALSQLEFFLDHFGSDRLTPIIVGVGRTGQSGAHPLGAFSELLERRGRVIPVFSVDVRQRSDVILLIDALLCVIELSERLRRSA, encoded by the coding sequence ATGAACACGGCCGATACCGAGTTCAAGATCGTCTTCACCGGCCCGATGGGAGCCGGCAAAACAACCGCCATCGGCGCCATCAGTGACGATGCACCCGTCTCGACCGAAGTTGCGAACACCGATGAATACGCGTACGACAAGGCCCTGACCACGTGCGGCCTGGATTACGGCTTCATCGCCCTGGACGATGGTCGCGGCGCGCGCCTGTACGGTACACCGGGCCAGGTCCGCTTCCGTTTCATGTGGGACATCCTGTCCCGCAATGCCACCGGCATCGTGCTGCTGCTCGACGCGGCGCAATCCGACGCGTTGTCCCAATTGGAATTTTTCCTGGATCACTTCGGCAGCGACCGGTTGACGCCCATCATCGTCGGCGTGGGACGTACGGGACAATCCGGTGCACATCCCCTGGGCGCCTTCTCCGAACTGCTCGAACGGCGCGGACGCGTCATTCCGGTGTTCAGCGTCGACGTGCGCCAGCGTTCCGACGTGATCCTGTTGATCGATGCACTGCTGTGCGTGATCGAGCTGTCCGAACGGCTCAGGAGGAGCGCATGA
- the ubiH gene encoding 2-octaprenyl-6-methoxyphenyl hydroxylase has translation MSTDFDVVVVGGGLVGASLAIALEDSDLRVALVEAAAPRAAAQPSYDERNLALARASVAALGTLGVWQHVGASASPIRRIHVSRAGEFGTVRLDSERQGLPDFGAVLPARELGNGLLAQLERCRRLVRYAPASVEHIQPGDRVQTLSIRSAGEVTTLSARLVIGADGTESLVRQRSGVTAEEHDYGQVLFVCTVMPERPLDGTAYERFSDEGPVALLPLAERRAGLVLTVSGDQSAQVESLDDESFLALAQARFGWRAGRLRRPGRRTAYRMRRVSAQQLVAPRTVLVGNAAQTLHPIGAQGFNLGLRDALTLAEKLITARRRGDDIGAPAVLRDYALARQADRDGTLDMSDGLVRLACNPASLLGPLRSVALLAIDGLPPLARWLSRRGMGYRGVPNRYSSGDKP, from the coding sequence ATGAGCACTGATTTTGATGTGGTGGTGGTCGGCGGTGGCCTGGTCGGCGCCAGCCTGGCGATCGCCCTGGAAGACAGCGACCTTCGTGTCGCCCTGGTGGAAGCCGCAGCGCCCCGTGCGGCAGCGCAGCCCAGCTATGACGAGCGCAACCTGGCGCTGGCGCGCGCCAGCGTGGCGGCGTTGGGAACACTGGGCGTGTGGCAGCACGTCGGCGCCAGCGCATCGCCGATCCGCCGTATTCACGTCAGCCGGGCCGGCGAATTCGGGACCGTCCGGCTCGACAGCGAGCGCCAGGGGCTGCCTGATTTCGGTGCCGTACTGCCCGCGCGCGAGCTGGGCAACGGCCTGCTGGCGCAGCTGGAGCGCTGCCGCCGGCTGGTCCGCTACGCGCCAGCGAGCGTGGAACATATCCAGCCCGGTGATCGTGTACAGACCCTTTCCATTCGATCGGCGGGCGAGGTCACCACCCTGTCCGCGCGCCTGGTGATCGGGGCGGACGGCACCGAATCGCTGGTGCGCCAGCGCAGTGGCGTGACTGCGGAAGAGCACGACTACGGCCAGGTGCTCTTCGTCTGCACGGTAATGCCCGAGCGGCCGCTGGATGGCACCGCCTACGAGCGCTTTTCGGACGAAGGACCGGTAGCGCTGCTACCCCTGGCGGAGCGCCGGGCGGGATTGGTGCTGACGGTGTCGGGCGATCAGTCGGCGCAGGTTGAATCCCTGGACGACGAGTCCTTTCTTGCCCTGGCGCAGGCGCGGTTTGGCTGGCGGGCCGGGCGGCTGCGTCGACCGGGCCGCCGGACGGCGTACCGGATGCGCCGGGTCAGCGCGCAGCAGCTGGTGGCGCCGCGAACCGTGCTGGTCGGCAATGCGGCGCAGACGCTGCATCCCATTGGCGCCCAGGGATTCAACCTGGGCCTGCGCGATGCGCTGACGTTGGCGGAAAAGCTGATTACCGCCCGGCGCCGCGGTGATGACATCGGCGCTCCGGCTGTGCTGCGCGACTACGCCCTGGCGCGCCAGGCCGATCGCGACGGCACACTGGACATGAGCGACGGGCTGGTGCGGCTGGCGTGCAATCCGGCTTCGCTGCTGGGGCCGTTGCGCAGCGTCGCGCTGCTGGCCATCGATGGACTGCCGCCGCTGGCGCGGTGGCTGTCGCGCAGGGGCATGGGTTATCGCGGGGTGCCCAACCGCTATTCGTCGGGAGACAAGCCGTGA
- a CDS encoding UbiH/UbiF/VisC/COQ6 family ubiquinone biosynthesis hydroxylase — translation MNRRSVFDVAVVGAGMVGSAAALALARSGLRVVALDERTPAAWDEGDEVDLRVVAIAPSSADFLADIGVWPRIAGARSCAYRHMHVWDAENGAAIDFDAAEHARGELGWIVENRLVQLALAQAIEADGRIETRWPARVVATSVEGGVRRLELNDDSRIAARLVIAADGAASPLRALVDIDTHGHSYGQRALVAHVGTERPHEATAWQRFLPGGTLAFLPLRDGRSSIVWSLPDAECDRLLALDDAAFCAELGCAFDFRLGPITSVTRRAAFPLQLQLARRYLAPRLALVGDAAHQVHPLAGQGVNLGFRDVACLVETIAQAHQDGRDFAAETTLRRYERRRRSDNTLSAFGFDAINRLFRSQFEPLVVLRGAGVRLVNALSPLKRLLAGHAAGR, via the coding sequence GTGAATCGTCGCAGCGTGTTTGATGTGGCCGTGGTCGGCGCCGGCATGGTGGGCAGCGCGGCCGCGCTGGCGCTGGCGCGCAGCGGCCTTCGCGTTGTCGCGCTGGACGAGCGCACACCTGCGGCGTGGGACGAGGGTGACGAGGTGGATCTGCGGGTTGTCGCGATCGCGCCTTCCTCGGCGGATTTCCTCGCGGACATCGGCGTATGGCCGCGTATCGCCGGGGCCCGTTCCTGCGCCTACCGTCATATGCATGTGTGGGACGCCGAAAACGGCGCCGCGATCGATTTTGACGCCGCGGAGCACGCGCGGGGCGAGCTTGGCTGGATTGTCGAGAATCGCCTGGTCCAGCTCGCCCTGGCGCAGGCGATCGAGGCAGATGGACGAATCGAAACCCGCTGGCCGGCACGCGTGGTCGCGACCAGCGTCGAAGGCGGCGTGCGGCGGCTGGAGCTCAATGACGATTCCCGCATCGCGGCCCGCCTGGTTATCGCGGCGGATGGTGCGGCTTCGCCGCTGCGCGCGCTGGTGGACATCGATACGCACGGGCATTCCTACGGGCAGCGGGCCCTGGTCGCGCATGTGGGCACCGAACGCCCGCATGAAGCCACGGCCTGGCAGCGCTTCCTGCCGGGAGGCACGCTGGCCTTCCTGCCGCTGCGGGACGGACGCAGCTCCATCGTGTGGTCGTTGCCGGATGCCGAATGCGACCGGCTCCTGGCGCTGGATGACGCCGCGTTCTGCGCGGAACTGGGTTGCGCATTCGACTTCCGCCTGGGACCCATCACGTCCGTCACCCGGCGTGCGGCGTTCCCGTTGCAATTGCAGTTGGCACGCCGCTATCTCGCTCCCCGGCTGGCGCTGGTAGGGGATGCCGCGCACCAGGTGCACCCGCTGGCGGGTCAGGGCGTGAACCTGGGGTTTCGCGACGTGGCCTGCCTGGTCGAAACCATCGCCCAGGCCCACCAGGATGGGCGTGATTTTGCCGCGGAAACCACGTTACGCCGCTACGAGCGGCGGCGGCGCAGCGACAACACCCTTTCCGCCTTCGGCTTCGATGCAATCAACCGCCTGTTCCGCAGCCAGTTTGAACCGCTGGTCGTGCTGCGCGGCGCCGGTGTGCGTCTGGTGAACGCCTTGTCGCCGTTGAAGCGGCTATTGGCAGGGCACGCGGCCGGGCGCTGA
- a CDS encoding roadblock/LC7 domain-containing protein, which produces MTAMPRFGRVAVGVAQKHLDALGNATVGVVSAVLMSADGFEVASLQVGKGGAARLAAMGSSLSAIGSAIAREAGIVDCNRMIIQADTGTVVVMNIPTAKPPMSLAVVANEEAVLGKLLWAASNCCAAVGRAFGE; this is translated from the coding sequence ATGACTGCCATGCCACGATTCGGCCGCGTCGCAGTCGGCGTCGCGCAGAAGCACCTGGACGCACTGGGTAATGCCACCGTCGGTGTGGTCTCCGCGGTACTGATGAGTGCAGACGGTTTCGAGGTCGCATCACTGCAGGTCGGCAAGGGCGGCGCAGCGCGACTGGCGGCGATGGGCAGCTCCCTGTCGGCGATCGGCTCGGCGATAGCACGCGAAGCCGGCATCGTGGACTGCAATCGCATGATTATCCAGGCTGACACCGGCACGGTGGTCGTCATGAACATCCCTACCGCGAAGCCGCCGATGTCGCTGGCGGTAGTGGCCAATGAAGAAGCCGTTCTGGGCAAGTTGTTGTGGGCGGCGTCCAACTGCTGTGCGGCCGTTGGCCGCGCGTTCGGCGAATAA
- a CDS encoding cob(I)yrinic acid a,c-diamide adenosyltransferase produces MGNRLSKIYTRTGDDGTTGLGDGTRTPKDSARVTAYGTVDELNSSLGMLLALEIPDPVRECLTQVQHDLFDLGGELCIPGMAMVFDADIERLEHTLDSFNEDLPPLKDFILPAGGLPASTCHLARTICRRAEREVITLGRHETVRGEATRYLNRLSDLLFVIARVLARAGGHGEVLWQHERRRRPAS; encoded by the coding sequence ATGGGCAACCGCCTTTCGAAAATTTATACCCGCACCGGCGATGACGGCACCACGGGGCTTGGCGACGGCACGCGTACGCCGAAGGACTCCGCCCGCGTGACCGCCTACGGCACGGTCGATGAACTCAACAGTTCGCTCGGCATGCTGCTGGCGTTGGAAATTCCCGATCCGGTGCGCGAATGCCTGACCCAGGTTCAGCATGACCTCTTCGATCTGGGCGGCGAACTGTGCATCCCGGGCATGGCGATGGTGTTCGACGCCGATATCGAACGGCTGGAACACACGCTCGACAGCTTCAACGAGGACCTTCCGCCCCTGAAGGATTTCATCCTTCCCGCCGGCGGCCTGCCCGCCTCGACCTGCCACCTGGCGCGCACCATCTGCCGGCGCGCCGAGCGTGAGGTCATCACGCTGGGTCGTCACGAAACCGTGCGCGGTGAAGCCACGCGATATCTCAATCGGCTGTCGGACCTGCTCTTCGTCATCGCCCGCGTGCTCGCCCGCGCCGGCGGCCACGGCGAAGTGCTGTGGCAGCACGAGCGGCGCCGACGTCCGGCATCCTGA
- a CDS encoding histone deacetylase family protein, with amino-acid sequence MPCALFTHTSCLAHDPGPGHPESPQRLRAVLDALRHEAFASLVHHEAPRAGREQLARVHAPELIAHLFENAPESGELRVDADTVMSSGSLDAALRAAGAVTAAVSGVLAGAFDRAFCAVRPPGHHATRDQAMGFCFFNNVAVGAAQALAQGIERVAVVDFDVHHGNGTQDIFWNDSRVLYASTHQWPLYPGTGARSETGAGNIVNAPLPPGAGASEFRTAYTDTIVPALDAFQPQLVLISAGFDAHRLDPLANLNLDDADYDWVTTQLIAVAQRHARGRVVSSLEGGYSLTALRQASAAHVAALMGTSLTPD; translated from the coding sequence ATGCCCTGCGCACTCTTCACCCACACCAGCTGCCTGGCGCACGACCCGGGCCCTGGCCATCCCGAATCGCCGCAGCGGCTCAGGGCGGTGCTGGACGCCTTGCGCCACGAGGCATTCGCGTCGCTGGTGCACCACGAGGCACCGCGGGCCGGGCGGGAACAGCTGGCACGCGTACATGCGCCGGAACTGATTGCGCACCTGTTCGAGAATGCGCCGGAAAGCGGCGAACTGCGTGTCGATGCCGATACGGTCATGTCGTCCGGCTCGCTCGACGCCGCGCTGCGGGCAGCCGGTGCGGTCACCGCAGCCGTCAGCGGCGTGCTGGCGGGCGCGTTCGACCGCGCGTTCTGCGCGGTGCGTCCACCCGGCCACCATGCCACGCGCGACCAGGCGATGGGTTTTTGCTTTTTCAACAATGTCGCCGTCGGCGCTGCGCAGGCGCTGGCCCAGGGTATCGAACGCGTCGCGGTGGTCGACTTTGACGTGCATCACGGCAACGGCACGCAGGACATCTTCTGGAACGATTCCCGCGTTCTCTACGCATCGACTCACCAGTGGCCGCTCTATCCGGGGACGGGCGCCCGCAGCGAAACCGGGGCGGGCAACATCGTCAACGCGCCATTGCCCCCCGGCGCCGGCGCCAGCGAATTCCGCACCGCCTACACCGATACCATCGTCCCGGCGCTGGATGCCTTCCAGCCGCAGCTGGTCCTGATCTCGGCCGGATTCGACGCCCACCGGCTCGACCCACTGGCCAACCTCAACCTCGACGACGCCGACTATGACTGGGTAACCACGCAACTGATCGCCGTTGCCCAGCGCCATGCCCGGGGGCGCGTCGTCTCCAGCCTCGAAGGTGGCTACAGCCTCACGGCGTTGCGCCAAGCCAGCGCAGCCCATGTCGCCGCTCTCATGGGCACCAGCCTCACGCCAGACTGA
- the prfA gene encoding peptide chain release factor 1, translating to MTPSIRRKLEQLAERHEEVAALLAQPDVLSDPAQFRNLNREYAQLEPVTAALKAYDANEAALQSAQAMLRDPELKELAEAEIPELEATRTTLERELQILLIPKDPRDDANLFLEVRAGTGGDEAAIFAGDLFRMYSRYAERQGWHAEILSSSPGEHGGYKEVIARIEGKGAYARLKFESGTHRVQRVPATEAQGRIHTSAATVAILPEMDEVDDIDIRDADVKVDTFRASGAGGQHVNKTDSAIRLTHLPTGIVVECQDERSQHKNRARAFALLKARLLDAERSKQQAEQAENRRLQVGSGDRSQRIRTYNFPQGRITDHRVEGLTLYRLPEIIEGELDDLIQRLSEENQADLLQALTGQA from the coding sequence ATGACTCCCTCGATCCGACGCAAGCTCGAACAGCTGGCCGAGCGCCACGAAGAAGTGGCCGCACTGCTGGCCCAGCCCGACGTGCTGAGCGACCCGGCGCAGTTCCGCAACCTCAACCGCGAATACGCCCAGCTCGAGCCGGTCACCGCCGCCCTGAAGGCCTACGACGCGAACGAGGCGGCCCTGCAGTCGGCCCAGGCCATGCTGCGCGATCCGGAGCTGAAAGAACTCGCCGAGGCGGAGATTCCCGAGCTGGAAGCCACGCGCACCACGCTGGAGCGCGAACTGCAGATCCTGCTCATCCCGAAGGATCCACGCGACGACGCCAACCTGTTCCTGGAAGTGCGCGCCGGCACCGGCGGCGACGAGGCGGCGATCTTCGCCGGCGATCTGTTCCGCATGTACTCGCGTTACGCCGAACGGCAGGGTTGGCACGCGGAGATCCTGTCTTCCAGTCCTGGCGAACATGGCGGCTACAAGGAAGTCATTGCACGCATCGAAGGCAAGGGCGCCTATGCGCGGCTGAAATTCGAATCCGGTACTCATCGCGTGCAGCGCGTACCGGCGACCGAAGCCCAGGGGCGTATTCACACTTCCGCCGCTACGGTAGCGATCCTGCCGGAGATGGACGAAGTCGACGATATCGATATCCGCGATGCCGACGTCAAGGTCGACACCTTCCGCGCGTCCGGTGCGGGCGGCCAGCACGTGAACAAGACCGACTCGGCGATCCGCCTGACTCACCTGCCGACGGGCATCGTGGTCGAGTGCCAGGACGAGCGCAGCCAGCACAAGAATCGCGCGCGCGCCTTTGCCCTGCTCAAGGCCCGCCTGCTCGATGCGGAGCGCTCCAAGCAGCAGGCCGAGCAAGCCGAAAACCGTCGTCTGCAGGTCGGTTCCGGCGATCGCAGCCAGCGTATCCGGACCTACAACTTCCCCCAGGGCCGCATCACCGACCACCGCGTGGAAGGCCTCACGCTGTATCGGCTGCCCGAGATCATCGAGGGCGAGCTGGACGACCTGATCCAGCGCCTGTCGGAAGAGAACCAGGCGGACCTGCTGCAGGCGCTGACCGGGCAGGCGTGA